The nucleotide window TGTTTGAGTTCTTCTTCCAGGGCGCGAGCACCCTGGACGGTCATGGGGAACTTGGTCATGCGTGGATTCCTGCATGGAGATCCTGCAAGCGGCGCACGGTCTTCTCGGGACCGAACTTGAGCGCCTCACAGATCGCCTGACCACCGGCAATGGTAGTGGTGATGCAGATCTTGTGCTGCAGGGCATTGCGACGAATGGAATACGAATCGGCGATCGACTGCCGTCCTTCGGTGGTGTTGATGATCAGTGTGACCTCGTCATTTTTGATCATGTCGACCACGTGGGGCCGCCCCTCGGTCACCTTGTTCACGCGGCGCACCGGCAATCCGGCCGCCTCGATGATGCGCGCCGTACCGGCGGTCGCGACCACCTCGAAGCCCAGCCCGATCAGATCGCGGGCGACCTGCTCGACGTAGGGCTTGTCGTCTTCGCGCACGCTGATGAATGCGCAACCGGAAGTCGGCAGAATTTCGCTGGCACCCAGCTGGGCCTTCGCGAAGGCCTCGGCAAAGCTGTCGCCAACGCCCATCACTTCGCCGGTGGACTTCATTTCCGGGCCGAGGATGGTATCCACGCCGGGGAACTTGGCGAAGGGGAATACCGCTTCCTTGACGCTGAAGAACGGCGGGATGATTTCCTTGGTGAAGCCGATCTCGGCCAGCGTCTTGCCAGCCATGACGCGCGCGGCAACCTTGGCCAACGACTCACCGATACACTTGGAAACGAACGGCACGGTGCGCGAAGCACGCGGGTTCACTTCCAGCACGTAGATGTCTTCGCCCTGCACCGCCATCTGCACGTTCATCAGGCCGACCACGTCGAGCTCGAGGGCCATCTTGCGCACTTGCTCGCGGATCTCGTCCTGAATGTGCTGCGGCAGCGAATAGGCCGGCAGCGAACAGGCGGAGTCACCGGAGTGCACGCCGGCCTGTTCGATGTGCTGCATGATCGCTCCGATCACCACCTGCTCGCCGTCGCACACCGCATCCACGTCCACCTCGATGGCGCAGTTGAGGAAGTGATCGAGCAGCACCGGGCTGTCGTTGGACACCTGCACCGCTTCGCGCATGTAGCGCTTGAGCTCCTCTTCCTCGTAGACGATCTCCATCGCGCGGCCGCCGAGTACGTAGGACGGACGCACCACCAGCGGATAACCGATGGCCTTGGACGCCGCGATGGCTTCTTCCTCGCTGCGTGCCGTGGCGTTCTGCGGCTGGCGCAGGTTCAGGCGCTGCACCATCTGCTGGAAGCGCTCGCGGTCTTCGGCGCGATCGATGGCGTCCGGGCTGGTGCCGATGATCGGCACGCCGGCCTCTTCCAGGGCACGGCAAATCTTCAGCGGCGTCTGGCCACCGTACTGCACGATCACGCCCTTGGGTTGCTCGACGCGGACGATCTCCAGCACGTCTTCAAGGGTCACCGGCTCGAAGTACAGCCGGTCTGAGGTGTCGTAGTCGGTGGAGACGGTTTCCGGGTTGCAGTTGACCATGATGGTCTCGTAACCGTCTTCACGCATGGCCAGCGCGGCGTGCACGCAGCAGTAGTCGAACTCGATGCCCTGGCCGATGCGGTTGGGGCCACCACCGAGAATCATGATCTTGTCGCGGCTCGACGGGTTGGCTTCGCACTCTTCCTCATAGGTCGAGTACATGTAGGCGGTGTCGGTGGCGAATTCGGCGGCGCAGGTGTCGACGCGCTTGTAGACCGGCAGCACCTTGAGCTTGTGGCGGTGGCTGCGCAGGTTCTTCTCGGTCACGCCGAGCAGCTTGGCCAGGCGCGCGTCGGAGAAGCCCTTGCGCTTGAGTTTGTACATCAGATCGCGGTCGATGCTGGACAGCCCCAGGGTCTTGACCTGCTCTTCTTCCTTGACCAGATCCTCGATCTGCACCAGGAACCACGGGTCGATCTTGGTCAGGGCGAATACGTCCTCGACGCTTTTGCCGGCGCGGAAGGCGTCAGCGACGTACCAGATGCGCTCAGCACCCGGCACGGTCAGCTCGCGCTTGAGCGTGCTCTCGGCCTCGGCGTCGGCGAGGTTCAGCTTCGGATCGAAGCCGGTGGCGCCAACTTCCAGACCACGCAGGGCCTTCTGCATGGACTCCTGGAACGTCCGACCGATAGCCATGACTTCCCCCACCGACTTCATCTGAGTAGTCAGACGGGCATCCGCCTTGGGGAATTTTTCGAAGGCGAAACGCGGGACCTTGGTCACCACGTAGTCGATCGCCGGCTCGAAGGAGGCCGGGGTGCGGCCGCCAGTGATGTCGTTCTGCAGCTCGTCGAGGGTATAGCCGACGGCCAGCTTGGCGGCGATCTTGGCGATGGGGAAGCCGGTGGCCTTGGAGGCCAGCGCCGAGGAACGCGACACACGCGGGTTCATCTCGATGACGACCATACGGCCGGTGTTCGGGCAAATACCGAACTGCACGTTGGACCCGCCGGTTTCTACGCCGATCTCGCGCAGCACCGCCAGGGAGGCGTTGCGCATGATCTGGTATTCCTTGTCGGTCAGCGTCTGTGCCGGAGCCACGGTGATCGAGTCGCCGGTGTGCACGCCCATCGGATCGAAGTTCTCGATGGAGCAGACGATGATGCAGTTGTCCTTCTTGTCGCGGACCACCTCCATCTCGTATTCCTTCCAGCCGATCAGCGACTCGTCGATCAGCAGCTCGCTGGTCGGCGACAGATCCAGGCCGCGCGCACAGATCTCCTCGAACTCCTCACGGTTGTAGGCGATGCCGCCGCCGGTGCCGCCCATGGTGAACGACGGACGGATGATGCAGGGGAAGCCGACCTTATCGAGCACGCCGTAGGCTTCGTCCATATTGTGCGCGATGCCGGAAACCGGGCACGCCAGGCCGATGTTCTTCATCGCCTTGTCGAAGCGCGAGCGATCCTCGGCCTTGTCGATGGTGTCGGCATTGGCACCGATCATCTCGACGCCGAACTTCTCCAGCACGCCGTGCTTTTCCAGATCCAGCGCGCAGTTCAGCGCGGTCTGGCCACCCATGGTCGGCAGCAGCGCGTCGGGACGCT belongs to Pseudomonas phenolilytica and includes:
- the carB gene encoding carbamoyl-phosphate synthase large subunit; protein product: MPKRTDIKSILILGAGPIVIGQACEFDYSGAQACKALKEEGFRVILVNSNPATIMTDPAMADATYIEPIKWATVAKIIEKERPDALLPTMGGQTALNCALDLEKHGVLEKFGVEMIGANADTIDKAEDRSRFDKAMKNIGLACPVSGIAHNMDEAYGVLDKVGFPCIIRPSFTMGGTGGGIAYNREEFEEICARGLDLSPTSELLIDESLIGWKEYEMEVVRDKKDNCIIVCSIENFDPMGVHTGDSITVAPAQTLTDKEYQIMRNASLAVLREIGVETGGSNVQFGICPNTGRMVVIEMNPRVSRSSALASKATGFPIAKIAAKLAVGYTLDELQNDITGGRTPASFEPAIDYVVTKVPRFAFEKFPKADARLTTQMKSVGEVMAIGRTFQESMQKALRGLEVGATGFDPKLNLADAEAESTLKRELTVPGAERIWYVADAFRAGKSVEDVFALTKIDPWFLVQIEDLVKEEEQVKTLGLSSIDRDLMYKLKRKGFSDARLAKLLGVTEKNLRSHRHKLKVLPVYKRVDTCAAEFATDTAYMYSTYEEECEANPSSRDKIMILGGGPNRIGQGIEFDYCCVHAALAMREDGYETIMVNCNPETVSTDYDTSDRLYFEPVTLEDVLEIVRVEQPKGVIVQYGGQTPLKICRALEEAGVPIIGTSPDAIDRAEDRERFQQMVQRLNLRQPQNATARSEEEAIAASKAIGYPLVVRPSYVLGGRAMEIVYEEEELKRYMREAVQVSNDSPVLLDHFLNCAIEVDVDAVCDGEQVVIGAIMQHIEQAGVHSGDSACSLPAYSLPQHIQDEIREQVRKMALELDVVGLMNVQMAVQGEDIYVLEVNPRASRTVPFVSKCIGESLAKVAARVMAGKTLAEIGFTKEIIPPFFSVKEAVFPFAKFPGVDTILGPEMKSTGEVMGVGDSFAEAFAKAQLGASEILPTSGCAFISVREDDKPYVEQVARDLIGLGFEVVATAGTARIIEAAGLPVRRVNKVTEGRPHVVDMIKNDEVTLIINTTEGRQSIADSYSIRRNALQHKICITTTIAGGQAICEALKFGPEKTVRRLQDLHAGIHA